TTTTCGCATTTATCTTTGATGACAGGATGCTTTTCTCATCCCTGCAAAAGACCTGAGGGGTGAGAGTTGTGGAAAATCAATAAATTGCGATCTGGCATGGGAGATGCAAATTATCAGGCAGAAGGGCGAAAAAGGAGGGCAAGACAATGAAGACCACAATCGCAAGAAAAACATCCTACATCGGAGCAGGCGCCGGACTGGTTGTGTTCGCACTCTTCGGGCTTCTGCCCGGCAGCCTCCTGGGCGGCGCCATGGGCATCAACATTGCGGGATGGATCTTCGGACTTCCGCTCCAGCCCGGGCTCCTGTCCCGGACCATCGTGCTGGCCTCCATGCTGGTGGGCGTGCTCGTGGCCGGGATCGTGATCGTGACCGCAACGTCGACGATCGGCTGGCTGGTCGGCAGGGTGCTCGAAGCAGGGGTCCATGAAGGCGAAGAGGCAAAGGCGGCGAACAGATAGGGATGCAAAGGAGCATTGCAGCGGTCCCGATAATCTTACGGAGCATACACTTCAATAAAAAGCTGAGGCTGAAAGGAGATTGGTCATGAAGAACGAGACGGTAAAGGCGGGCATGAAGATCGGGGCAACGATAGGCGGGTTGGTGTTTCTGGTGCTGGGGATCGTTCCGGGTTTCTACTTCGGGAGCTACGGGACGCTGATCCTGCTCCAGAAGCTGAGCGGCGGAGCCGTAGAGCCGACGCTCATCGTACGCGCGGTCATCGTGATGGGCATCGCGGTGGGCATCGCCTGCGCGGCGGCGGTGAGCATCGTGGTGGGCGGCCTTCTGGGCACGGCGATGGGCTTCGTGGTATCGGCGCCGTCGGCGCTTCGGGAGAAGAAGGAAGCCGCGGTCAAGGCGTAAGGCTCTCCGCGGCGTACCCCGCGGCCAGGGAAAAAACAGCGGGGCTGCCTCGGCAGCCCCGCCCTCACCAGCAATGCAAAAAGGCGGTGATTACTCACCGCCTTTTCTGTTGTTCAGGGGCTCTCAAATGATACCGGGGGCGTATCGTTTTGATTTATTGTAAGAAATTAATTTTCCCTTCCCGTGATAATAACCCCCTCCGTCGACTCCAAACTCATTCCATATAAAATCCTTGACAAAATGGATGAAATTGTTTATATTCGCGGTTCTTAAATCGTTTTTTTTCTCGTGCAAAAATCAATATGCGGCTATAAATCTTACTTAAGCAAGGCGGGTATCATGGGAACCTATTCGGCAAAAGAGGAAGATATTAAGAGAGCGTGGCATCTCGTCGATGCAAACGGCAAGACACTCGGAAGGCTTGCCTCAGCGGTTGCGTCCGTGCTCAAAGGCAAGACCAAGCCTGTCTACACGAAGCATGTCGATACGGGAGATTTCGTGATCGTGGTGAACGCTGACAAGGTGCATCTCACCGGCAAGAAGCTTGACCAGAAAGTCTACTACAGTCACTCGGGGTATCCCGGGGGACTCAAGTCGGTCACCGCGGGCACGCTCATGAAGACGAAGCCTGAACAGGTGATCAAAATGGCCATAGAAGGCATGCTTCCGAAGACCAGGCTTGGCAAGCAGATGCTGAGCAAGCTGAAAGTATATGCAGGAGAGCAGCATCCGCATGCAGCGCAGCAGCCGGTCGAAATGAAAGTGAAATAAGAGCCAGAGAGAGATAGAGATACCGAGGAGGGTTTGATGGCAGCGGCAACGATTTCCAGATATTATGCAACAGGGAAGAGAAAGAATTCCATCGCCCGGGTGTGGATGATGCCCGGATCGGGCAAGATTACGATCAATGAGAAGTCGATGGATGATTATTTCGGCAGGGACGTGCTGAAGATGATCATTCGTCAACCCTTCGAGGTCACCGGCACTCAGGATAAATTCGACGTGCTCGTGAGCGTTCTGGGGGGCGGAAATTCCGGCCAGGCGGGAGCCATCAGGCACGGTATATCGAAGGCTCTTCTGGCGATCGACGCGGAATCACGCGGCAAGCTCCGCAAGGAAGGCCTCCTGACCAGGGACCCGAGGGCCAAAGAGCGAAAGAAGTACGGCCAGAAAGGCGCCCGCGCCCGGTTCCAGTTCTCAAAGAGATAAGGGATCAAATACCTGTCATCTGTTTTCTGGTTCATCGGGTCAGATTGTATTGGGAAGAAGGGAAGGTAGAGATGCCTTCCCTTTTATTTTGTCTGTCAGTGCGTGTTCTGCATATCATTATCGCGGGTTGAATTATGAGCAATCCTGGAAAACTAAGAATTGCGATTGTGGGCTCCAGCGGTTATACCGGCGGTGAGCTGTTCCGGATCCTGCTCCATCATGCGCATGTCACGGTCGCGGCGGTGACCTCGGAGAAGTCAGCGGGAAAGCCGATCACCGCGATTTTTCCCCACCTTGCCAAGTTGACCGATCTCGTCTGTGAGCCGCTCGACCCGGATGCGATTGCGAAGAAGACGGATTTTGTCTTCCTTGCCCTCCCGCACGTTACTGCGCAGGAGGCCGCCTTCCGGTTCCACAAACTCGGAAAGAAAGTAGTCGACCTGTCGGCCGACTACCGTCTCAGCGACCCGGCGCTTTACGAGAAGTGGTACGAGCACTCCCACCAGTACCCGGACCTGCTCAAGACCGCCGTGTACGGACTGCCGGAGCTCCACGCCGATGCGATCCGAAAGGCCTCGCTCATCGCGAACCCCGGGTGTTACCCGACCGGCGCTGTTCTGGGGCTCGCGCCGCTCATGGATCGGAAGGCGATCGACCACAGGACGATCATCATCGACTCTAAGTCGGGTGTGACCGGAGCCGGCCGCAGCCCGGGCCTCCCCTATCACTTTCCCGAGGCGAACGAAGCGTTCATGGCGTACAAGATCGGGACGCACCGCCACACACCGGAGATCGAACAGGAGCTTGCGAGACTTGCAACAGAGCGGGTGACGGTGAATTTTACCCCGCATCTGGTGCCGATGAACCGGGGCATCCTGACCACGATCTATGCAACCCTGACGGCGGCGCAGACCGATACTGCATCGCTGCACCGCACCTACCAGGAGTTCTATAAGGACAAGCCGTTCGTGCGCTTGCTTGCACCGGGTCAGTTTCCCAACGTGAACGCGGTGCGCGGCTCGAACTTTTGCGATGTCGGCGTCTTTGCTGACCCGCGAACGGGCCGGGCCGTTATTGTCACAGCGATCGACAATCTCGTCAAGGGGGCATCCGGACAGGCTGTGCAGAATATGAATCTTATGATGGGTTTCGACGAGGTCGAAGGGCTTGCCTTCGCGGGGCTATTCCCGTGATGGAAATCAAACTACTGCTCATAGGGGATGAAGAATGAGAGTTCTCGACACCAAGAACTTTTCAGTGACCGGGTTTAAGGTATGGGGCATCCATTGCGGGATCAAGAAGACCGATAAGAAAGATCTTGCCATCATTTGCTCCGACCGGGAAGCCGCTGTTGCCGGAGTGTTTACCAAGAACCGGGTGAAAGCGGCATGCATTCTCCAGAATTCAACAAAGATAAAATCGGGCAAGGGACAGGTCATCATTGCCAACAGCGGGTGCGCCAATGCCTGCACCGGAAAGCGCGGAATGGCCGATGCCCGAGAAACGGCGGAGACCGCTGCGAAAGAACTGGGCGTCAAGCCGGATTTCGTTTATGTTGCATCGACAGGCGTGATCGGCGAATTCCTGCCCATGCCGAAGATAGCGACGGGCATCGCGACAGCCGTCGGATTGTTGTCGGCAGCGGGCTGGGAGCAGGCATGCGAGGCAATCATGACCACGGACATGTATCCCAAGTTCTCGGTGGTCCAGGAAGAGATCGGAGGCAAGACGATTACCGTTGCCGGCATCGCGAAGGGATCGGGCATGATCCAGCCGAATATGGCCACCATGCTCTGTTTCATCGTGACCGACACGAACATCTCGTCCGCCATGCTGAAAAAGACGCTGATTGCATCGACGGACAGATCTTTCAATATGATATCGGTAGATGGCGAGACGAGCACGAACGACATGGTCCTTTGCATGGCGAACGGCGCCGCGGGAAATAGGAGACCGGGGCCGGGCAGCAAGGACTCGAAAAAGTTCCAGGCCTGCCTGGATACGGTTGCGCGGTCCCTGGCGCGTCAAGTGGTACGGGACGGCGAAGGGGCCACGAAATTCGTCGAGATTGATGTGCGGAATGCAAAGAATCCCGTTGAGGCGAAGCGGGCCGCGATGGCGATTGCAAACTCCAGCCTTGTCAAGACGGCGCTCTTCGGAGAAGATGCGAACTGGGGCAGGATCATGGCCGCGTTGGGTCATTCCGGCATCGAGATGGACGAGGCGCGGACGGATATCTTCGTCGGCAAGGCAAAGCTTGTCGAAAAGGGTTTGGGTCAGGGGAAGCATGCCGAGCGGGAAGCAGCGTTGGCACTGAAACAGCGGGAAGTGCAGATCGTGATCGACCTTCACAAAGGCAAAGGATCTGCGGTCGTATGGACCTGTGATCTGTCTTACGAGTATATCAAGATCAACGCCGCCTACCGGAGTTGACACGGAGCGTCGAGGGAGTCGCAGCATTTCGGGATGCTCCTGGGCACAACAAATTGAAAATGTAAATAATATTTCTCTTGACTTTCAAGGGGGGAGTTGTTAATTTTAAAAAATATGTATCTTTATTGGCTGGCGGACCAAGGTCCCTCGGCGGTATTGTTTTATTATAGGTAAAAACTATTTAAAAACAGAAAGATACAGTTTGGAGGGGGGTGTAGCGAGGTTGCCGAGCATCCGATTACGTGAAAACGAGCCGTTCGAGGCCGCACTCCGGAGATTCAAGAAAAGTATAGAGAAGGAAGGCGTGCTGTCGGAGGTAAAAAAAAGAGAACATTACGAGAAACCAAGCGTAAAACGAAAGAAAAAGGCATTGGCCGCGAAAAAGAAAGCGGCCAAGAGCGCCCGCATTTTCAGGCAAAACTGAGCCGGGCTCGAGCTACCGGATGCAGGCAGCCTGAAAAACGGAGAGGGGCAGAATGGGACTACGGGACAGCATCGATGCGGATGTGAAGGGCGCCCTCAAATCCGGCGCTAAAAATAAGGTATCGACGCTGCGGATGCTGAACGCTGCCCTGAAGAACAAACAGATAGACAAGCGGAGGCCTCTAACGGAAGATGAGGTGGTCGAGACCGTGCGATCGCTCATCAAGCAGCGGAGGGATTCGATCGAACAGTTTGCCAGGGGAGGCAGACAGGACCTCGTCGAGAAAGAGACGGAGGAAGTTTCGATTCTCGAAGCCTATCTTCCCAAACAGCTGTCCCGTGAAGAAGTGGAGGCAATGGTCCGTGAAGCTGTTGCCGGGACCGGTGCCCAGGGACCCAAGGACATGGGCAAGGTCATGAAAGCGCTTATCCCCATGATTGGCGGCCGTGCGGATGGGAAGCTCGTGAGTGAGCTGGTGAAGCATGCGTTGGGGTAATCGTCAGCTTCGTGTGAGTGCGCATGATATTTTACGGATGGGCTGAACAGGGGGCCATGAATACCGGGGCCCCCTGATTTATTTAGGAGTATCCGTTCCGTGAAGCTAAGGGAGTTCTACGAATCGGCAATACAGGCGGGCATTGATGCCGATCCCCGCGGCAGATCCGTTGTTGAAGCGGAATTGCAGGAAATACGCAGGGCCTACGAAGAACTGAAGCCCGATGACAAGACCGCGTTCGACCTTGAAAAATTGACGAACCCCTATGCGGACAGCAGGATGCTGTATGGGGACCCCGATCGAGACGTGTCCGCGGCGCTCGTCGGAATCGATGTGGAAACGCCCGAACTCCTGCTCGCCGAGCGTTTGATCGCGAAGGGCCGGCATATTGATTTTGTCATCGCGCATCATCCCGAAGGGCGTGCCTACGCCAACTTTTATGAAGTGATGAAGATGCAGGCCGACATTCTGCATGGTGTCGGTGTGCCCATCAATGTTGCAGAAGGGCAGCTCAGCGGCAGAATGAAAGAGGTCGAACGGAGCCTTCTCCCCGTGAATCACACACGGCCCGTTGATGCGGCTCGTCTCCTCGATATCCCCCTCCTCTGCATGCATACGCCTGCCGATAACATGGTCGCCCGTTACCTCCAAGCGCTCTTCGACCGGGAGTCTCCCGCCCGGCTGAAAGACGTTGTCACGCTGCTCCGGAAAATTCCCGAGTACCAGGAGGCGATCAGGAACAATGCCGGACCACGCATCCTGTTCGGTTCGGACGATCAGCGGACCGGGAAGATCTTCGTTGACATGACCGGCGGAACGTCGGGCTCGAAGGATACGATCGGGAAACTTGTCCAGTCGGGTGTCGGCACGGTCGTCGGGATGCATATGTCCGAGGACCACCGGAAGGAAGCCGAAAAACATCATCTGCGTGTGGTGATTGCCGGACATATTTCGAGCGACACGCTTGGCCTGAACCTGCTGCTGGATGTTCTCGAGAAGCGTGCGCCGCTTTCGGTGGTTGATTTCTCCGGCTTCAAGCGCGTCAGGCGGCAGAACTGATTCGGCACAATGAACGAACATGCCCTGAAGGTCCTTGAGTATGAGAAGGTAAAAAGTCTGGTTGCATCCTATGCGGCATCCGAGGCTGGAAGGATCGTGGTCCGGAGGCTCCATCCAACGCCGGACGGACACGTCGCCGCCGCACTGCTCTCCGAGACCAGGGAGTTTATCGCGATCCTGCTGCTCGGGGAAAAACCGCCGCTCGACGGGATACCCGAAACAGGGCAGGCAGTGACGAAGCTCGGCATCAGTAACAGCATGCTGTCTCCCGCCGAACTGCTGAACCTGGCTCGTACGCTTGGCTCGGGCAGACGGGTCAGGAAGTTTTTTCAGCGGTTCGAAGGAAAGGGCGCGCAGGAAGCATGCCCGGCCCCGCTTCTGGCTGCTAAAGCCTCCGAAATCCGGCCCCAGAAGGAGATCGAGGAGGCCATCCTTGGCGCCATAGATGATAAGGCGGAAGTCAGGGATTCAGCGAGTCCGGAGCTCCGGAAAATCCGCAGACAGATCCTGCGCATGCGGGAGAGCATTCTGGACCGGATGCACGGGATCCTGCAGGACAGCAGTCTTCAAAAGGTCATCCAGGAACCGGTGATCACGCTCCGCGATGATCGGTATGTGCTGCCGCTCAAGCCGAATTTCAGGCAGGGCCTCTCCGGCGTGGTGCACGGGCAATCCGGGTCACGGGCAACCCTCTTTGTGGAGCCGCTCGATATCCTTGAGCAGAACAACCGGCTTGCCGAGCTGCGTATGGAGGAGCGGGAAGAGGTGGAGCGTATTTTACGGGTGCTCACTTCGCTCCTGTCCCGTGAATCCGATGCGGTCCGTCGGATGATCGACGCTCTCGCATACATCGATGCCGTTTACGCCCGTGCCCGGTTCGGGCTGGAGTATGATGCCACCGTGCCGGGCCTGTCAGCAGACGGGAGCATCCGCCTGCGGTCTGCGAGACATCCGCTGCTCGTGGCGAAGTACAAGGCCCAGGCCGGACATTCGGGGATCACGCCGAACGACATTCTTCTTGCCAGCGGGCAACGGGCGCTTATCCTGAGTGGACCGAATGCAGGCGGCAAGACCGTTGTCCTCAAGACCGCGGGGCTGTTGTGTCTCATGGCCCAGTCGGGGATTCCCATCACCGGGGCAGAGGGGAGCGAAGTTCCCTGCTTCGCTTCGGTCTTCGCTGATATTGGAGACGACCAGAGCCTTGAACAGGACCTGAGCACGTTTTCTTCGCACGTGAGCAGGATCGCAGAGATTCTGCGGGAGGCGGACGAGAACTCGCTGGTGCTCCTCGACGAACTGGGGTCCGGCACTGAACCCGGCGAAGGAGCCGGGCTTGGTGCGGCGGTTCTTGAAGACCTGCTCGAGCGGGGGTGCGTAACCATTGTCACCACCCATCAGAATGCCCTGAAACTGTTCGGATCCCGAACGAGCGGCGCCGTGAACGCAGCCATGGAATTCGATCCGCAGTCGCTCACGCCGACCTACCGGCTGATCGCGGGGAGACCGGGCAGAAGTTACGGATTGGACATGGCATCACGGATGGGCATTCCGGCGGAAGTGATCCGGAATGCCCGGTCGAGGATCAGTGAGGATGACGTGAGCCTCGACCAATTGCTCCGGCAGGTCGAAGAAGATTCACGAGTCGTCGCTGCGGAGCGCCTTTCGCTCGAGCAGGAGCTCGTCGCGGCGAAGCGGGAGCGCACGGAGGCAGTGGACGCGCTCCGGGCTGCGCGGGATGAAGCCCGCGACGTGAAAGCAAAGGCCAGGACCGAGGCCCGGGACGTCCTTTCAGCGCTGCGGCAAAAGCTCAGGGAACTTTCCCGCATCGCTGTGCTTGACCGTACAGACATTAAAAAAACAAGCGGAGACGTGGAGGCGCTGAGCGGCAGGCTCGAGCCCGCGGCCCATGCAGAACAGACCGGGCGAACCCTTGACCCCCGGGATTTTCATGTCGGCGAGATTGTTCGTATCGAGAGATTGAATAAGACCGGGACCGTTGTCGCATGGCACGGGGGTATCCTTGACCTGGAGGTGGGCGCGAAGAAGATCAGGATCCCGTCGACGGAAGTCGTCCCCCTGGTTGGCGCGCGTGGGGAACGGCCTGTTCTGCCGGCGCCCGGATGGAACGCCGAACTCCATGAGGAAGAAGGAACTGCAGACCGGCTGAATATCATCGGGCTCAGGGTTCCCGAGGGACTGGCGGAAGTGGACCGGTTCATTGACCGGGCAGGTCTTCATCAGGTCACGGTCGTCACCATCATCCATGGACTGGGGACCGGGGCGCTTAAAACCGCGGTAGCGGAATTTTTAAAAAACCACCCGCTGATCGCAGCCACCCGGCCGGGCGAACCGGCCGAGGGCGGGGCGGGAGTAACGATCGCAGAATTGAAAAAATAACGTGTTTTCCGATGATATCATAAGCCGGGTCAGGGACAGCATCGACATCGTTGATCTTGTTTCGGGATATGTGTCCCACAAAAAAACGGGGAAGAACCACACCGGGCTCTGTCCGTTTCACGCGGAGAAGACCCCCTCGTTCTCGGTGAATCCCGACAAACAGATCTTTCACTGTTTCGGGTGCGGCGCCGGCGGAGACGCATTTAAGTTCCTGGAACTGCAGGAAGGCCTGAACTTTCCCGAAGCGGTACGAAAGCTGGCCGACCGGGTGGGCATTTCCCTGCCGGCGGAAAGCAGGTCGCGGAGCTCCGACAAGAAATCGTCCGAGGAACGGGCGGCGCTTCTTACGATCGTTGCCGAGGCAGCCGCCTATTTCCAGAAAGAGCTCGCGGGGTCCACGGGGAGTGCCGCTCGCGCCTACGTGAATAAACGGGGTGTAAGCGATCAGATCGTGAAGGAGTTCGGTCTGGGTTTCGCGCGGAATGAATGGGACGGCCTGCTCAGATATCTGAGGCAGCGGGGCTATCAGCCCGGACAGATTGAACGTGCCGGGCTCGTGGTCAAGCGGAGCGAGGGTGAGGGGCATTACGACCG
This genomic interval from Nitrospirota bacterium contains the following:
- a CDS encoding endonuclease MutS2, which gives rise to MNEHALKVLEYEKVKSLVASYAASEAGRIVVRRLHPTPDGHVAAALLSETREFIAILLLGEKPPLDGIPETGQAVTKLGISNSMLSPAELLNLARTLGSGRRVRKFFQRFEGKGAQEACPAPLLAAKASEIRPQKEIEEAILGAIDDKAEVRDSASPELRKIRRQILRMRESILDRMHGILQDSSLQKVIQEPVITLRDDRYVLPLKPNFRQGLSGVVHGQSGSRATLFVEPLDILEQNNRLAELRMEEREEVERILRVLTSLLSRESDAVRRMIDALAYIDAVYARARFGLEYDATVPGLSADGSIRLRSARHPLLVAKYKAQAGHSGITPNDILLASGQRALILSGPNAGGKTVVLKTAGLLCLMAQSGIPITGAEGSEVPCFASVFADIGDDQSLEQDLSTFSSHVSRIAEILREADENSLVLLDELGSGTEPGEGAGLGAAVLEDLLERGCVTIVTTHQNALKLFGSRTSGAVNAAMEFDPQSLTPTYRLIAGRPGRSYGLDMASRMGIPAEVIRNARSRISEDDVSLDQLLRQVEEDSRVVAAERLSLEQELVAAKRERTEAVDALRAARDEARDVKAKARTEARDVLSALRQKLRELSRIAVLDRTDIKKTSGDVEALSGRLEPAAHAEQTGRTLDPRDFHVGEIVRIERLNKTGTVVAWHGGILDLEVGAKKIRIPSTEVVPLVGARGERPVLPAPGWNAELHEEEGTADRLNIIGLRVPEGLAEVDRFIDRAGLHQVTVVTIIHGLGTGALKTAVAEFLKNHPLIAATRPGEPAEGGAGVTIAELKK
- a CDS encoding GatB/YqeY domain-containing protein; translated protein: MGLRDSIDADVKGALKSGAKNKVSTLRMLNAALKNKQIDKRRPLTEDEVVETVRSLIKQRRDSIEQFARGGRQDLVEKETEEVSILEAYLPKQLSREEVEAMVREAVAGTGAQGPKDMGKVMKALIPMIGGRADGKLVSELVKHALG
- the rpsU gene encoding 30S ribosomal protein S21 — translated: MPSIRLRENEPFEAALRRFKKSIEKEGVLSEVKKREHYEKPSVKRKKKALAAKKKAAKSARIFRQN
- the rplM gene encoding 50S ribosomal protein L13: MGTYSAKEEDIKRAWHLVDANGKTLGRLASAVASVLKGKTKPVYTKHVDTGDFVIVVNADKVHLTGKKLDQKVYYSHSGYPGGLKSVTAGTLMKTKPEQVIKMAIEGMLPKTRLGKQMLSKLKVYAGEQHPHAAQQPVEMKVK
- the argC gene encoding N-acetyl-gamma-glutamyl-phosphate reductase; amino-acid sequence: MSNPGKLRIAIVGSSGYTGGELFRILLHHAHVTVAAVTSEKSAGKPITAIFPHLAKLTDLVCEPLDPDAIAKKTDFVFLALPHVTAQEAAFRFHKLGKKVVDLSADYRLSDPALYEKWYEHSHQYPDLLKTAVYGLPELHADAIRKASLIANPGCYPTGAVLGLAPLMDRKAIDHRTIIIDSKSGVTGAGRSPGLPYHFPEANEAFMAYKIGTHRHTPEIEQELARLATERVTVNFTPHLVPMNRGILTTIYATLTAAQTDTASLHRTYQEFYKDKPFVRLLAPGQFPNVNAVRGSNFCDVGVFADPRTGRAVIVTAIDNLVKGASGQAVQNMNLMMGFDEVEGLAFAGLFP
- the argJ gene encoding bifunctional glutamate N-acetyltransferase/amino-acid acetyltransferase ArgJ, yielding MRVLDTKNFSVTGFKVWGIHCGIKKTDKKDLAIICSDREAAVAGVFTKNRVKAACILQNSTKIKSGKGQVIIANSGCANACTGKRGMADARETAETAAKELGVKPDFVYVASTGVIGEFLPMPKIATGIATAVGLLSAAGWEQACEAIMTTDMYPKFSVVQEEIGGKTITVAGIAKGSGMIQPNMATMLCFIVTDTNISSAMLKKTLIASTDRSFNMISVDGETSTNDMVLCMANGAAGNRRPGPGSKDSKKFQACLDTVARSLARQVVRDGEGATKFVEIDVRNAKNPVEAKRAAMAIANSSLVKTALFGEDANWGRIMAALGHSGIEMDEARTDIFVGKAKLVEKGLGQGKHAEREAALALKQREVQIVIDLHKGKGSAVVWTCDLSYEYIKINAAYRS
- a CDS encoding NGG1p interacting factor NIF3, with translation MKLREFYESAIQAGIDADPRGRSVVEAELQEIRRAYEELKPDDKTAFDLEKLTNPYADSRMLYGDPDRDVSAALVGIDVETPELLLAERLIAKGRHIDFVIAHHPEGRAYANFYEVMKMQADILHGVGVPINVAEGQLSGRMKEVERSLLPVNHTRPVDAARLLDIPLLCMHTPADNMVARYLQALFDRESPARLKDVVTLLRKIPEYQEAIRNNAGPRILFGSDDQRTGKIFVDMTGGTSGSKDTIGKLVQSGVGTVVGMHMSEDHRKEAEKHHLRVVIAGHISSDTLGLNLLLDVLEKRAPLSVVDFSGFKRVRRQN
- the rpsI gene encoding 30S ribosomal protein S9, which codes for MAAATISRYYATGKRKNSIARVWMMPGSGKITINEKSMDDYFGRDVLKMIIRQPFEVTGTQDKFDVLVSVLGGGNSGQAGAIRHGISKALLAIDAESRGKLRKEGLLTRDPRAKERKKYGQKGARARFQFSKR